A window of Blautia argi genomic DNA:
CAAGACTGTGTGTTAATATCTTTCACATCCTGAATTTCTACCAATGCAGTTTCCAATGCATCTGTCCTGAATGCTATCTGATCTGTAAGTATAGAAAGTTTCTTTATCAAACTACTTTCATACTGACATGCCAGTGTCTTATCTACACTTTTTTTTGTAGAAACTGTCTTTGCCAATTCCATTGTATAAGCCTCTACCGCCGGAATAATTTCTCTTTTTGCCATGTCCACCATGGTATTTGCTTCTATTACAATAGTTTTACAGTAGTTTTCCAGCATAATCTCGCATCTTGATTCCAGCTCTGTCCTTGAGAACACCTTATGAGAAGTAAGCATTCTGACATTTTTTTCATCCAACAGATGCGGCATGCAATCCGGTGTGGACGGATAATTCAAAAGTCCTCTTGTTTCTGTTGCTTCTTTTATCCATGCATCATCATAACCATTTCCATTGAAAATAATCCGCTTATGATCTTTGATAGTCTTCCGAATCATGGCATGAAGGGTTTCTTCAAAGTTTTCTGCATTCTCCAGTCTGTCTGCATAGATTTTCAGGCTTTCTGCCACCGCACTGTTGAGCATCATATTGGCACATGCAATGCTGTTGGAAGAGCCCAGCATACGGAATTCAAATTTATTTCCTGTGAAAGCAAAGGGTGATGTGCGGTTTCTATCTGTAGTATCTCGATTAAATTTGGGAAGTACATCCACACCAAGCTTCATTTGTGTTTTCTCTGCTCCCGCATAAGGAATATCTTTTTCAATGGCTTCTAAAACACCGTTTAGCTCATCGCCCAGAAACATAGATACCACTGCAGGCGGAGCTTCATTTGCCCCCAAACGATGGTCGTTTCCCGCTGTTGCTACAGACAGTCTTAAAAGATCTTGATAATCATCTACTGCTTTGATCACCGCACACAAAAACAGTAAAAACTGAGCATTCTCATATGGTGTTTCTCCCGGTGACAACAGGTTTACACCTGTGTCCGTGGAGATAGACCAGTTGTTATGTTTTCCGCTTCCATTGACTCCGGCAAAAGGTTTTTCGTGAAGCAGGCAAACAAGTCCATGTTTTGCAGCTACTTTTTGCATCATTTCCATCGTAAGCTGGTTATGATCCGTAGCAATGTTGGTTGTTGTATAGATAGGAGCCAGCTCATGCTGCGCCGGAGCCACTTCATTGTGCTGCGTCTTGGCAAGAATGCCTAGTTTCCATAGCTCCTCATTTAAGTCTGCCATGTAAGCTTCCACTCTTGGTTTAATCACACCGAAATAATGGTCATCCATCTCCTGTCCTTTCGGAGGTCTTGCACCAAATAAAGTACGTCCTGTAAATTGAAGATCCTTTCTCTGATCATACATTTCTTTTGTAATGAGGAAGTATTCCTGCTCCGGCCCTACAGAGGTGGTAACATAGTTTACCTTGTCATTACCAAAGAGACGGAGAATCCGAAGTGCCTGTTTATTCAGAGCCTTCATGGAACGAAGCAGCGGTGTTTTCTTATCCAGGGCTTCTCCTCCATAGGAACAAAAGGCGGTTGGAATACATAAGGTTTTTCCCTTAATAAATGCATAAGAAGTAGGATCCCATGCAGTATATCCTCTTGCCTCAAAGGTAGCTCTTAAACCACCGGAGGGAAAAGAAGAGGCATCCGGTTCTCCCTTAATCAGCTCTTTTCCGGAAAATTCCATGATAACGCCTCCGTTTGGAGAGGGCGAAATAAAACTGTCATGTTTTTCCGCTGTGATTCCGGTAAGAGGCTGAAACCAGTGGGTATAATGAGTTGCACCTTTTGATACCGCCCATTCCTTCATTGCTTCTGCCACAGCATCTGCTACACTGCTATCCAGTTTCACACCTTCATCTATGGTTTTTCTCAAAGACTGGTACACTTTTGCAGATAAGCGCGCTTTCATAACCCTATCATCAAATACCATACATCCAAAGTATTTTGATACATTTTTTCTTTTCATAATGACAACTCCTTTCATATTAAAAGGCAAGGATGTCTTTCCTGATATCTACATGAAAGACGCCCTTGCCTTCTTTAAACTACTTGATTGTAACAATGGAAAAAGCGTCTCTGAGATTATACACTCAAAGACGCCCTTGCCTTTACGTTTTGGATAATAACACCAGACAAACCTCTTTGTCAATAATTTTTTTGTTTTTTTCAAATATAAATCCACCATACAAAATCTCCGAAAATTTTATTGACAAATAAGTTATATCGTTGTATAAATATGCGTATGAGCAAAGGCGTTCATTTCGGAAGCAGATATTCTCTGCTTCCGAAATGAACGCCTTTTTCTTTAAAATAAAAGAGAGGAAGGGAATGGAAAATGAAAAAAGAAGGTCAGATACGGATTCCTTCCGGATGTGCCATTGCAGCTATGATTTCCAGAAAAGGGAAAAGAATATCCGGGGAAAGCATTACCAATGCAATGAAACCTATGCACGACCGTTCCAATGGTTTAGGGGGCGGCTTTGCCGGTTACGGAATTTATCCAGAGTATAAAGATTTTTATGCATTTCATATGTTTTTTGACAGCAGGGCTACCAGAAAAGAATGTGAGGTATTTTTAAAGGAGCGATTTGAAATCGTACAATCGGAAATCATTCCCACCCGGAAAATACCGGAGATCACAGATGAGCCTATTATTTGGAGATATTTTGTGGCTCCCTTAAAGTCCCTTCTCACATCCATGCAGCTGGATGAAAAGGAATATGTGGTACGCACGGTGATGAAGATCAATACCGAGATGCCCGGAGCCTATGTCTTTTCCAGTGGAAAAAATATGGGAACCTTTAAGGCAGTTGGTTATCCGGAGGACATTGGTGTTTTCTATAAATTAGATGAATACCAGGGATATTCCTGGACTGCTCACGGTCGGTACCCTACCAACACTCCAGGCTGGTGGGGAGGAGCACATCCCTTTACTCTTCTGGATTCTTCTGTTGTACATAACGGAGAGATTTCTTCCTATGATGCCAACCGCCGATTCATGGAAATGTTTGGATATAAGTGTACTCTTCAAACGGATACAGAAGTCATTACGTATATTTTAGATTACCTGCTCCGCCGGCAAAGTCTGACTCTTGGAGAAGCCTCCAGCGTCATTGCTGCTCCGTTTTGGAGTACCATTGCATCAAAAGCTGATCTGGAAGACCAGAAAAAACATACCTACTTAAGAACAATGTTTCCAAGCCTTCTGATCACCGGACCATTTTCCATTGTCTTTGGCTTTAACGGCGGACTGATGGCACTCAATGACCGACTAAAACTTCGCTCTATGGTTGTAGGAGAAAAAGAAGATATGGTTTATATTGCCAGTGAAGAAACCGCTATCCGTGCCATGGAGCCGGATGCTGAAAATATCTGGGCTCCTGCCGGCGGAGAGCCGGTTATTATAACAGTAAAGGATGGTGTTTTAGTATGAGCATTGCATTTATCTACCCGGAATTTGAAGTGATTCGAAATGAAAACCGCTGTATTTCCTGCCGGATCTGCGTCCAGCAGTGTGCGAATGGCGTACATTCCTATAACAGTGAAACAAAGCGTATGGAATGCGACGAGAGTAAATGTGTAAACTGCCACCGCTGTGTTTCCTTCTGCCCTACCAGAGCCTTAAAAATCACCAAAAGCAACTGCTCTTTCCGTGAAAATACAAACTGGTCAGAAGGCACCATGAAAGAAATCTATAAACAGGCCAACAGCGGCGGTGTTCTGCTCTCTCTTCCATGGGAAATCCCAACCCTCTCCCCGTTTATTGGGACCGTATTTTAATCAATGCTTCCCAGGTGACCAATCCTCCCATTGACCCTCTGCGGGAGCCTATGGAAACCAAAGTTTATCTCGGAAAAAAACCAGAGCAGGTACATCGGCTTGCAGACGGAACTTTAGACTGTACACTTCCTCCTCAATTGGAACTGTCTATGCCTGTGATGTTTTCTGCTATGAGCTATGGCTCCATCAGTTATAATGCACACAAATCTCTGGCACTTGCAGCAACGGAACTTGGAATTCTTTATAATACCGGAGAAGGGGGGCTTCACGAAGATTTTTATTGTTATGGAGAAAACACCATTGTCCAGGTAGCATCCGGACGCTTTGGCGTCCATGAAGCATATTTAAATGCAGGCGCCGGTATTGAAATCAAAATGGGTCAGGGAGCAAAACCGGGAATTGGAGGCCATCTTCCAGGAACAAAGATTGTAGGAGACGTATCTCGCACAAGAATGATTCCGGAGGGATCTGATGCCATCTCCCCGGCGCCTCACCATGATATCTATTCCATTGAAGATCTGCGGCAACTGGTCTACTCTCTGAAAGAAGCTACCGAATATAAAAAACCAATTATTGTAAAAGTTGCAGCTGTCCACAATATATTGCAGCAATTGCCAGTGGAATCGCCCGTAGCGGCGCTGATATCATTGCCATTGACGGGTTTCGAGGCGGCACTGGAGCAGCGCCTACCAGAATCCGTGATAATGTGGGAATTCCAATAGAACTTGCACTCGCAGCAGTAGATCAAAGGCTTCGTGATGAAGGAATCCGCAACCAAGTTTCGCTTGTAGTAGGAGGCAGCATTCGCAGCGCTTCTGATGTGGTAAAAGCAATTGCTCTTGGAGCAGATGCATGCTATATTGCAACAGCTGCTCTTCTGGCTCTGGGATGCCATCTCTGCCGTACTTGTCAGAGTGGTATCTGCAACTGGGGAATTGCCACACAGCGTCCGGAGCTGGTGAAAAGACTGAATCCGGAAACAGGAAGCCAGCGACTTGTGAATCTAATGACAGCATGGAAGCATGAGATTAAAGAACTCATGGGCGGCATGGGAATCAACTCCATAGAGGCTTTGCGTGGAAACCGCCTGATGCTGCGCGGCATTGGATTAACAAAAAAAGAACTTGAGATACTTGGTATCTCTCATGCAGGAGAATGCTAACCTATTGTTACTGTTAATATTTAAAAGTTAAGAGGAAATAACATTGGGCTTAGAAAAGAGTAAACAATTACTGGGAGATGTGGTATAATATGAAAATCATAGATGCAACAAATTTAGATTACAAAGCTGTAAATGAAGAATTACGCAAGACCAACAGTGACTGCACTATCGAAGGTTGCTGCGGCCAGAGATTTATCGCTGCAGGTATGTCCGGGAAAAATATTACAATCCATGGTGTTCCGGGAAATGCACTGGGTGCATACTTAAACAATGCAAATATTACCGTAAACTCCAATGCACAGGACGCAATAGGAGACACTATGAATGAGGGAAAGATACTGATTCATGGTAATATTGGCGATGCGGCCGGATATGCTATGCGTGGAGGCAAAATCTATGTCCAAGGCAATGCAGGATACCGTGCTGGAATTCATATGAAAGCGTATAAAGAAAAGATTCCTGTTATGATCATCGGTGGATATGCCGGAAGCTTCCTTGGTGAATATCAGGCTGGTGGCATCATCATAGTACTTGGTCTTCACACAAACAATAAACAAATTGTAGGTAATTTCCCATGTACCGGAATGCATGGCGGCAAAATGTTTTTGCGCGGCGACTGTAAGGATATCCTCTTTCCGGCACAAGTAACTGCCAGATGTGCAACCCCTGATGATTTAGCTGAAATACGCAAATATCTGTCCGAATACTGTACAGATTTCGGATATTCTGTGAAAAAACTATTATCTGCTCCTTTTACAGTCATTACACCAGACAGTAACAATCCATATAAACAAATGTATGTAGCAAATTAGAAAGTAGGTGGTTTTTATGAAATATTCCAAAGAAGAGGTAATACAATATGTGCTGGAAGAAGATGTAAAATTCATCCGTCTCTCCTTTTGTGATGTGTTTGGCAAACAGAAAAACATCTCCATTATGCCTGAGGAACTTCCTCGCGCTTTTGAATTTGGAATTGCCATTGATGCATCTGCCATCGCAGGATTTGGCGATGAAAACCATTCCGATCTGTTTCTCCATCCGGATGCAGACACACTTGCACCTCTTCCATGGAGACCAGAACATGGGCGTG
This region includes:
- a CDS encoding 4Fe-4S binding protein, which gives rise to MSIAFIYPEFEVIRNENRCISCRICVQQCANGVHSYNSETKRMECDESKCVNCHRCVSFCPTRALKITKSNCSFRENTNWSEGTMKEIYKQANSGGVLLSLPWEIPTLSPFIGTVF
- a CDS encoding glutamate synthase-related protein, with the protein product MDGFRGGTGAAPTRIRDNVGIPIELALAAVDQRLRDEGIRNQVSLVVGGSIRSASDVVKAIALGADACYIATAALLALGCHLCRTCQSGICNWGIATQRPELVKRLNPETGSQRLVNLMTAWKHEIKELMGGMGINSIEALRGNRLMLRGIGLTKKELEILGISHAGEC
- a CDS encoding GltB/FmdC/FwdC-like GXGXG domain-containing protein; translation: MKIIDATNLDYKAVNEELRKTNSDCTIEGCCGQRFIAAGMSGKNITIHGVPGNALGAYLNNANITVNSNAQDAIGDTMNEGKILIHGNIGDAAGYAMRGGKIYVQGNAGYRAGIHMKAYKEKIPVMIIGGYAGSFLGEYQAGGIIIVLGLHTNNKQIVGNFPCTGMHGGKMFLRGDCKDILFPAQVTARCATPDDLAEIRKYLSEYCTDFGYSVKKLLSAPFTVITPDSNNPYKQMYVAN
- a CDS encoding glutamate synthase-related protein; this translates as MGNPNPLPVYWDRILINASQVTNPPIDPLREPMETKVYLGKKPEQVHRLADGTLDCTLPPQLELSMPVMFSAMSYGSISYNAHKSLALAATELGILYNTGEGGLHEDFYCYGENTIVQVASGRFGVHEAYLNAGAGIEIKMGQGAKPGIGGHLPGTKIVGDVSRTRMIPEGSDAISPAPHHDIYSIEDLRQLVYSLKEATEYKKPIIVKVAAVHNILQQLPVESPVAALISLPLTGFEAALEQRLPESVIMWEFQ
- a CDS encoding class II glutamine amidotransferase; this encodes MKKEGQIRIPSGCAIAAMISRKGKRISGESITNAMKPMHDRSNGLGGGFAGYGIYPEYKDFYAFHMFFDSRATRKECEVFLKERFEIVQSEIIPTRKIPEITDEPIIWRYFVAPLKSLLTSMQLDEKEYVVRTVMKINTEMPGAYVFSSGKNMGTFKAVGYPEDIGVFYKLDEYQGYSWTAHGRYPTNTPGWWGGAHPFTLLDSSVVHNGEISSYDANRRFMEMFGYKCTLQTDTEVITYILDYLLRRQSLTLGEASSVIAAPFWSTIASKADLEDQKKHTYLRTMFPSLLITGPFSIVFGFNGGLMALNDRLKLRSMVVGEKEDMVYIASEETAIRAMEPDAENIWAPAGGEPVIITVKDGVLV
- a CDS encoding glutamine synthetase III family protein produces the protein MKRKNVSKYFGCMVFDDRVMKARLSAKVYQSLRKTIDEGVKLDSSVADAVAEAMKEWAVSKGATHYTHWFQPLTGITAEKHDSFISPSPNGGVIMEFSGKELIKGEPDASSFPSGGLRATFEARGYTAWDPTSYAFIKGKTLCIPTAFCSYGGEALDKKTPLLRSMKALNKQALRILRLFGNDKVNYVTTSVGPEQEYFLITKEMYDQRKDLQFTGRTLFGARPPKGQEMDDHYFGVIKPRVEAYMADLNEELWKLGILAKTQHNEVAPAQHELAPIYTTTNIATDHNQLTMEMMQKVAAKHGLVCLLHEKPFAGVNGSGKHNNWSISTDTGVNLLSPGETPYENAQFLLFLCAVIKAVDDYQDLLRLSVATAGNDHRLGANEAPPAVVSMFLGDELNGVLEAIEKDIPYAGAEKTQMKLGVDVLPKFNRDTTDRNRTSPFAFTGNKFEFRMLGSSNSIACANMMLNSAVAESLKIYADRLENAENFEETLHAMIRKTIKDHKRIIFNGNGYDDAWIKEATETRGLLNYPSTPDCMPHLLDEKNVRMLTSHKVFSRTELESRCEIMLENYCKTIVIEANTMVDMAKREIIPAVEAYTMELAKTVSTKKSVDKTLACQYESSLIKKLSILTDQIAFRTDALETALVEIQDVKDINTQSCEIRDTVLIRMQELRIACDEAETVTAKKYWPFPTYGDLLFSVK